Proteins encoded within one genomic window of Nilaparvata lugens isolate BPH chromosome 11, ASM1435652v1, whole genome shotgun sequence:
- the LOC111052923 gene encoding uncharacterized protein LOC111052923: protein MTSQVIFMGAVTLLTLAIALPTATSSIVASKLIGPKYEPFKPESVPTPAADKEESAKEEQPAPAPSCDCGNHHPHFHPAFPRPHHFHSFEDQSKGSLDHQHPYDEDHSVPQSWRPDPHFDDSMPFIIMTFIAPAPAPAENPQVETKASVASAESEDQKKDDSAVENRLLFKRSLRR, encoded by the exons ATGACTTCACAAGTTATTTTT ATGGGTGCAGTCACTCTGCTTACCCTGGCTATTGCCCTACCAACAGCGACGAGCAGCATAGTGGCTTCGAAGCTGATTGGACCCAAATACGAGCCTTTCAAACCAGAATCAGTGCCAACTCCAGCAGCTGATAAGGAGGAATCTGCCAAGGAGGAACAACCAGCACCTGCTCCCTCATGTGATTGCGGTAACCATCATCCACATTTTCATCCAGCATTTCCTCGTCCTCATC ATTTCCATTCCTTTGAAGACCAATCGAAAGGGTCCCTAGATCATCAGCATCCTTATGACGAAGATCATTCAGTGCCTCAATCTTGGCGTCCAGATCCTCATTTTGACGACAGTATGCCCTTCATTATTATGACTTTCATTGCTCCAGCTCCTGCTCCAGCAGAGAACCCTCAAGTAGAAACCAAAGCTTCGGTTGCCTCGGCAGAATCTGAGGATCAGAAAAAAGATGATAGTGCAGTGGAAAACCGCCTACTGTTTAAAAGATCACTCAGACGTTAG